From Acinetobacter sp. ASP199, the proteins below share one genomic window:
- a CDS encoding DUF262 domain-containing protein: protein MSNISSKDLKLTSVIHDIYDGDYKLPEFQRDYVWKDQNIKSLFESVLLGHPIGSLLILELNKENPLFAWSYFHEIFPEDSEKPPKFLVLDGQQRLTSLSKLTNGTSKHIWYLDLKKIKESWVNEGMPKDDFAIRKWIDTSIDIASALTKLKKQDDILKGLRGKSSRLMPLNILKNKTIFSNEINTVRDQIKEEIIEQQTLIKYHSKLNVQESIEQLEKEIVVNNEWVDFLSAPLMRIFDNYYDYNVPCVLISEKMGITGICKVFTKMNTTGVRLGAFDLLVATMYPKNIPIKQMFDEVMENYEYIRVVDQNNKRYLLQTIALFEGVSPKTVSLPEVITKPHIENTWNKACEALNHICVLLDEYCGSCISIGKDTWLVYSPLLAPVAVILEEFPIIDKTNSLKLLRKQKLQAWYFGAGLTQRYGEGSDAKQNQDLRDMRIWFDSPTFNDGMPLWLKEVSVDFSEAYKNGALGKTIVSMLNLKQPKDFYDVDRVVGANAKHSCDLHHIFPKAALRNKIMHERGIRNKDEADKILKRDYQVDSIFNQTWILSDTNRDIIKDRLPSQYLKDIMSFFGEGDHARQKLLNILEGHVISEKALDFLMKDDYLSFLEERKLSFKFEFRTTGSVHNLV from the coding sequence GTGTCAAATATTTCATCTAAAGACTTAAAATTAACAAGCGTTATTCATGATATTTATGATGGTGATTATAAATTGCCTGAGTTTCAGCGTGACTATGTTTGGAAAGATCAAAATATCAAAAGTTTATTTGAATCTGTATTGTTGGGACATCCTATTGGTTCGCTATTAATACTTGAACTTAATAAAGAAAATCCTTTATTTGCATGGAGTTATTTCCATGAAATTTTTCCAGAGGATTCGGAAAAACCTCCTAAATTTCTAGTTCTGGATGGTCAACAGAGACTTACTTCATTAAGTAAATTGACTAATGGGACCTCTAAGCATATTTGGTATCTAGATTTAAAGAAAATCAAGGAAAGTTGGGTAAATGAGGGAATGCCTAAAGATGATTTTGCAATACGAAAATGGATAGATACGAGTATTGATATAGCATCAGCATTAACAAAGCTAAAAAAGCAAGATGATATTTTAAAAGGGCTTAGAGGTAAGTCTAGTCGATTGATGCCATTAAATATATTGAAAAATAAGACAATATTTTCTAATGAAATAAATACTGTTAGAGATCAAATTAAAGAAGAAATTATAGAACAACAGACTTTAATTAAATATCACTCAAAATTGAATGTTCAAGAATCTATCGAGCAGTTGGAGAAAGAGATAGTTGTAAATAATGAATGGGTTGATTTTTTATCTGCACCACTCATGAGAATATTTGATAATTATTATGATTATAATGTTCCTTGTGTACTTATTTCAGAGAAAATGGGTATAACAGGTATTTGTAAGGTATTTACTAAAATGAATACCACGGGTGTTCGATTGGGTGCTTTCGATTTGCTTGTGGCAACAATGTATCCGAAGAATATCCCAATAAAGCAAATGTTTGATGAGGTTATGGAAAACTATGAATATATTAGAGTGGTAGATCAAAATAATAAAAGATATTTATTACAAACTATAGCGTTATTTGAGGGTGTAAGTCCTAAAACTGTTTCATTACCAGAAGTCATTACTAAACCGCATATTGAAAATACTTGGAATAAGGCATGCGAAGCTTTGAATCATATCTGTGTGCTTTTAGATGAGTATTGTGGTTCATGCATTTCTATTGGAAAAGATACTTGGCTAGTATATAGCCCTCTTTTAGCACCGGTAGCTGTAATTTTGGAAGAGTTTCCGATAATAGATAAAACTAATTCCTTAAAGTTGTTAAGGAAGCAAAAATTACAAGCTTGGTACTTTGGAGCTGGACTTACTCAAAGATATGGGGAGGGATCTGATGCAAAACAAAATCAAGATTTGCGGGATATGCGAATTTGGTTCGATTCGCCTACCTTTAATGATGGTATGCCTCTATGGTTAAAAGAGGTCTCAGTAGATTTTAGCGAAGCATATAAAAATGGTGCCTTAGGGAAGACAATAGTCTCTATGCTTAATTTGAAACAACCTAAAGATTTCTATGATGTAGATAGAGTGGTTGGCGCAAATGCTAAACATAGCTGCGATTTACACCATATTTTTCCAAAAGCAGCACTTCGAAACAAAATCATGCACGAGAGAGGAATTAGAAATAAAGATGAAGCAGATAAGATTTTAAAAAGAGATTATCAGGTTGATTCTATATTTAATCAGACTTGGATTCTTTCTGATACGAACAGGGATATTATTAAAGATAGACTTCCATCGCAATATTTGAAGGATATTATGTCTTTTTTTGGTGAGGGTGATCATGCTAGACAAAAACTACTTAATATTTTAGAGGGGCATGTTATAAGTGAAAAAGCTCTTGATTTTTTGATGAAAGATGATTATTTGAGTTTCCTAGAGGAACGTAAATTGAGTTTTAAATTTGAATTTAGAACAACTGGCTCTGTCCATAATCTGGTTTAA
- a CDS encoding PadR family transcriptional regulator, producing the protein MSKTPHSVLTEEQENSPKPRKRLFEAGEMKLLVLHFIAQAPKFSYDIIKEVAALVGGNYKPSTGTICPTISYLEEQQYTQVTISADERKQYHITDQGQVHLKEHQQTLEKVLDRFNTRKQIQSNEQYVDIKHAMENLKTSLRLKIQHSELNQIQVREIAEQIDQAAINITRL; encoded by the coding sequence ATGTCAAAAACTCCTCATTCTGTTCTAACAGAAGAACAAGAGAACTCTCCCAAGCCTCGCAAACGCCTGTTTGAAGCTGGCGAAATGAAACTGCTGGTGCTGCATTTTATTGCCCAGGCACCCAAGTTTAGCTATGACATTATTAAAGAAGTGGCTGCTCTGGTCGGAGGGAACTATAAGCCGAGTACCGGCACGATCTGCCCAACCATCAGTTATTTGGAAGAACAGCAATATACACAAGTGACTATCAGTGCTGATGAACGCAAGCAGTATCATATTACTGACCAAGGTCAGGTACATCTCAAAGAACATCAGCAAACCTTAGAAAAGGTACTAGACCGTTTTAATACGCGCAAACAAATTCAATCGAATGAACAGTATGTCGATATTAAGCACGCGATGGAAAACTTAAAGACCTCCCTGCGCTTAAAGATTCAACATAGCGAACTTAATCAAATCCAAGTACGTGAAATTGCAGAACAGATTGACCAGGCAGCAATAAACATCACACGTCTGTAA
- a CDS encoding DUF2798 domain-containing protein, whose translation MKKIVPKFHAKHLNWLMPLILSGIMSGAISCFNMLLNKGWSDQFISLWLHAWSMSWLMAFPLILVVLPLVRKFLMQFVQMPDQSTK comes from the coding sequence ATGAAAAAGATAGTTCCCAAATTTCATGCCAAACACTTGAACTGGCTCATGCCTTTAATCCTTTCTGGCATTATGAGTGGCGCAATTTCCTGTTTTAACATGCTACTGAACAAAGGCTGGAGTGATCAGTTTATCTCATTGTGGCTGCATGCCTGGAGCATGTCATGGCTGATGGCATTTCCACTGATTCTAGTAGTACTGCCACTGGTACGAAAATTCCTGATGCAGTTTGTACAGATGCCGGATCAATCTACCAAATAG
- a CDS encoding thioredoxin family protein, with the protein MSAVIAYNEDNYSDFEWFEGFAMIRFYADWCKPCVQNFPVFEQLAAHYAGQKPDIKFGKINVDQSPILTLRYNVYGLPSTLIFNKGHIIHRIAGVKSLTEMKAILAQVLDESSN; encoded by the coding sequence ATGTCAGCAGTCATCGCCTATAATGAAGATAATTACAGTGACTTCGAATGGTTTGAAGGCTTTGCCATGATTCGCTTCTATGCCGACTGGTGCAAGCCATGTGTTCAAAACTTTCCTGTATTTGAACAATTGGCAGCGCATTATGCCGGGCAAAAACCAGACATCAAATTCGGCAAGATCAATGTTGACCAGTCACCGATTCTAACCTTACGCTACAATGTTTATGGCCTGCCCTCTACCCTGATTTTCAACAAGGGACACATTATTCATCGTATTGCTGGTGTAAAAAGTCTGACCGAAATGAAAGCCATTCTGGCTCAAGTACTGGATGAATCATCTAACTGA
- a CDS encoding N-acetyltransferase: MIIIQKAETEDIHPILDIWLNASLQAHAFIPAIYWEQQLLPMHDLYLPLAENYVIKENHTVQGFASLLRSEQVLAALFIHPDQQGKGYGARLLDFLKQQCEQLHLNVYTANTPAVHFYQKHGFKMIHQGIDHNTGQAELSMSWFKS; encoded by the coding sequence ATGATCATCATTCAAAAAGCTGAAACAGAAGATATCCATCCTATTCTAGACATCTGGCTAAATGCCTCCCTACAGGCGCATGCCTTTATTCCCGCAATATATTGGGAACAACAGCTGCTTCCGATGCATGATCTGTATCTGCCTCTTGCTGAGAATTATGTGATTAAAGAAAATCATACAGTTCAGGGTTTTGCTTCACTGCTAAGATCAGAGCAGGTACTGGCTGCACTGTTTATTCATCCTGACCAGCAGGGCAAAGGTTATGGCGCGCGTCTGCTGGATTTCCTGAAACAGCAATGTGAGCAGCTACATTTAAATGTCTATACTGCAAATACCCCAGCCGTTCATTTTTACCAGAAACATGGTTTTAAGATGATCCATCAAGGGATCGACCACAATACCGGTCAGGCAGAGCTCAGCATGAGCTGGTTCAAGTCTTGA
- a CDS encoding NAD(P)H-quinone oxidoreductase produces MSQQNMQHVIITEPGGVDKLAYETVAIPEPKADEVLVKVHAFGINRPDILQRQGLYPMPKGVTPVPGLEVAGEVVAVGSDVSQFKVGDKVCGLTNGGGYAEYCVVPESQTLNIPEGVSFVQAAAIPETFFTVWANVFQMGKAKAGETVLVHGGTSGIGTTALRLCKSLGIQTFATAGSDEKIQAIAHLTTGINYKTQDFEQVINEATDNAGVDVILDMVGAPYLEKNLNLLRRDGRLVYIAFLGGAKAKDVKLGQIMMKRLTITGSTMRARNTAEKAEIAQGLKEHVAPLWAKGECLPMIYKTFKFDQIQDAHAAMDTGEHIGKVVVEVI; encoded by the coding sequence ATGTCGCAACAGAACATGCAACACGTCATCATTACGGAACCGGGCGGAGTAGATAAGCTCGCTTATGAAACAGTTGCTATTCCTGAACCAAAAGCTGACGAGGTGCTGGTCAAGGTTCATGCCTTCGGGATTAACCGTCCGGATATCTTGCAGCGTCAGGGCCTGTACCCGATGCCAAAAGGGGTAACTCCTGTTCCAGGTCTGGAAGTGGCTGGTGAAGTAGTTGCAGTTGGAAGTGATGTAAGCCAGTTTAAAGTCGGGGACAAGGTGTGTGGCCTGACCAATGGTGGTGGTTATGCAGAATATTGCGTCGTACCTGAAAGCCAGACTTTGAATATTCCTGAAGGCGTAAGTTTTGTGCAGGCTGCAGCGATTCCTGAAACCTTCTTTACGGTGTGGGCAAATGTGTTCCAGATGGGTAAAGCCAAAGCAGGAGAAACGGTACTGGTACATGGTGGGACTAGCGGGATTGGAACTACTGCACTCAGGCTGTGTAAATCATTGGGTATTCAAACCTTTGCCACAGCAGGGAGTGATGAAAAAATCCAGGCGATTGCACATCTGACTACAGGAATTAATTACAAGACTCAGGACTTTGAGCAGGTGATTAATGAAGCGACGGATAATGCTGGTGTCGATGTGATTCTGGATATGGTGGGTGCACCTTATCTGGAGAAAAACCTGAATCTGTTACGCCGTGATGGTCGTCTGGTATATATCGCATTTTTGGGCGGTGCCAAGGCCAAAGACGTGAAGCTTGGTCAGATCATGATGAAGCGTTTGACCATTACCGGTTCAACCATGCGTGCACGTAACACGGCGGAAAAAGCGGAAATTGCACAAGGTTTGAAAGAACATGTGGCACCTTTATGGGCAAAAGGGGAATGCTTGCCAATGATTTATAAGACCTTTAAGTTTGACCAGATTCAGGATGCACATGCAGCTATGGATACAGGTGAGCATATCGGAAAGGTTGTGGTAGAAGTGATCTAG
- the folD gene encoding bifunctional methylenetetrahydrofolate dehydrogenase/methenyltetrahydrofolate cyclohydrolase FolD, whose product MALVLDGRALAKQIEADLLTRVEALKAKSGRTPILATILVGDDGASATYVRMKGNACRRVGMDSLKVELPKETTTEQLLAEIEKLNANPDVHGILLQHPVPAQIDERACFDAISLAKDVDGVTCLGYGRMAMGEAAYGSATPAGIMTILKENNIEIAGKHAVVVGRSAILGKPMAAMLLEANATVTICHSRTQDLASFVKQADIIVGAVGKAELIQKDWIKPGAVVVDAGFHPRDGGGVGDIQLEGIEEIASAYTPVPGGVGPMTITTLIRQTVEAAEKALG is encoded by the coding sequence GTGGCATTAGTTCTAGACGGTCGTGCATTGGCGAAGCAAATTGAAGCTGACTTGTTAACTCGCGTGGAAGCGCTGAAAGCAAAATCAGGTCGTACTCCAATTCTTGCGACGATTTTAGTAGGTGACGATGGTGCATCTGCAACTTATGTTCGTATGAAAGGCAATGCTTGCCGTCGTGTTGGTATGGATTCATTGAAAGTTGAGCTTCCAAAAGAAACCACAACTGAACAACTTCTTGCAGAAATTGAAAAATTAAATGCTAATCCAGATGTTCACGGTATTCTTTTACAGCACCCAGTGCCTGCTCAAATCGATGAGCGTGCGTGTTTCGATGCGATCTCGCTTGCAAAAGACGTTGATGGTGTAACTTGCCTTGGTTACGGCCGTATGGCAATGGGCGAGGCGGCTTATGGTTCTGCAACACCAGCAGGCATCATGACGATTTTGAAAGAAAACAACATTGAAATTGCAGGTAAACATGCTGTTGTTGTGGGCCGTTCTGCAATTCTGGGCAAACCAATGGCTGCAATGCTGCTTGAAGCAAATGCAACTGTGACGATTTGCCATTCACGTACGCAAGATCTTGCAAGCTTTGTAAAACAAGCTGACATCATTGTGGGTGCTGTAGGTAAAGCTGAACTGATTCAAAAAGACTGGATTAAACCAGGTGCTGTGGTTGTAGATGCTGGTTTCCATCCACGTGATGGCGGTGGTGTAGGTGATATCCAATTAGAAGGGATCGAAGAAATCGCTTCTGCGTATACACCAGTTCCAGGTGGCGTAGGTCCAATGACCATCACAACATTGATTCGTCAAACGGTTGAAGCTGCTGAGAAAGCGCTAGGTTAA
- a CDS encoding 50S ribosomal protein L11 methyltransferase — translation MSCTFQFTKAPEHLLKALHDVIPQCELHAQQLPETPISLWLIPPVFPTDKLDDEVIRRIWNDTPYWIFCWASGLAMAQWLLAEPQHVKDKVVLDFGAGSGVVAIAAKMAGAKRVICCDIDQVSLDACRANAELNNVELEYLDDLYKAEQVDILLAADVLYDQCNRFFLDEFLKFAPEVWVADSRVKNFSHPKYEKLDERSATTWPDLDESPEFRNVSFYKTL, via the coding sequence ATGAGCTGTACCTTCCAATTTACTAAAGCACCTGAACATCTATTAAAAGCTTTACATGATGTGATTCCACAGTGTGAATTACACGCGCAGCAGTTGCCTGAAACACCTATATCACTTTGGCTTATTCCACCCGTATTCCCAACCGATAAACTGGATGATGAAGTCATTCGTCGCATCTGGAATGATACGCCGTATTGGATTTTTTGCTGGGCTTCAGGATTAGCGATGGCACAGTGGCTTTTGGCTGAACCACAGCATGTCAAAGATAAAGTGGTCTTGGATTTCGGTGCAGGTTCAGGGGTAGTCGCAATTGCTGCGAAAATGGCAGGGGCTAAACGTGTCATTTGTTGTGATATCGATCAGGTCAGTCTAGATGCTTGTCGTGCCAATGCTGAATTAAATAACGTTGAGTTAGAATATCTTGATGATCTTTATAAAGCAGAACAAGTCGATATTTTATTGGCAGCAGATGTGCTTTATGACCAATGCAACCGTTTTTTCTTGGATGAATTCTTGAAATTTGCGCCAGAAGTTTGGGTTGCAGACAGCCGAGTGAAAAACTTTAGCCATCCTAAATATGAAAAACTGGATGAACGCAGTGCGACGACCTGGCCAGATCTGGATGAATCACCCGAATTTCGTAATGTCAGTTTTTATAAAACACTTTGA